In Poecilia reticulata strain Guanapo linkage group LG11, Guppy_female_1.0+MT, whole genome shotgun sequence, the genomic stretch TTATTCTTTAGAACGAACTAAAACCAACCAAAATTACGATAATATTGTTAGTCGTACGGGCATGCAGTATCCAAATCtgagctcttattttgaaggcgcactagagaaaacaaagaataacGGAAGTGAGTCCGTCGTTGTCAGCAGCTTCTGCTGTATGTTCAGTTTCTCCATACATCTCCCATCTAGAGGGAGTTAATTTGGCCAGTTAATGTGTCTAAATGTAAGTTCATCGCTATTTTAACGGCATTTTCGGCATTTTTCTAGCAGCAgctaagctaatgttagcttagcaTACTGAGCGACAGGACGGGACGTTGTTAGAGCGACGCTTTGACGGTGATCAGGTTGTGTTCATGATGGAGTTTATGGAGAAGAAGTTCCTCTGATTGTGTGAAGAAATCTGAGCTCAAAAGGATGAAGAAGTCAGACACCGagcaaccagaaccagcagaggaAGAACCGACTGGAAGAAAATCTGGAGAATCTCCCCGACTTTCTGGTAAAGTCTCtgctctttctctttgtttttaaccttttaatgTTTCCAGACTTCTGATATCTACTTTAAGGGCAGCAAATAGTGGGTCATCTTTAAAACCAGACCAATTCTATTTAATATAACAGGTGCACAGTAATCTACTTGAATGATATTATATCGGGTAAGTTTACCTTTACATTCTCTTATATATTTCCCAGTAAGTGAATGAATTTGGATCTATCCAAATACAGTTACAAAGTTCTTTTCCCACAATACCTTTAGGTTTTTGCAATCTAAACCAAAAATGTTCCTTTACTGCCAGATTATAATTATCTATAATTCTCCGTTATAAGGCATAAATACTctacaatattataatttatcgcaataacttctgagacaatttattgtccagcaaaatttattgtgacaagaAATACTCAAAGTGCAGTGAAGTTTTTGCTGTTGATTGTTGTGTTATAAACAAGAAATGTGTGAGTTCTTTGGTTTCATGCATTTCTTGTACAGCTGATAGTGTCTGGATAATCTCTATAGAAAAATAACCCAcggtgtgtttctgttttcctgcaggcATCCACCaggtcaaacaggaagtagttgctGAGGAGAAGTGGAGTCTCAACCCAGACCAGGAGGAGCAGAAACCTCCACAGATTAAAGAGGAACAGGAGGAGAATGAGATTACAGAGTTAACTTTCAGCCCTGTCCAAGTGAAgaatgaagatgatgaagagaaACCCCAGCTCTCAGAGTTTCTTCACTGCAAGACCGAAGAGGACCGAACTTCTGTTGGACCAGAACCCGATCAGTGTGTAGAATCAGACAATCAAGACGACACTTCAGATTGCACAGAAACCGACATCAGTGATGGAAACTGGGAGGAAAGCAGCGACTTATCGGATACAAACTTTGTTAGAAGTAATAAAGAGTCAGCGGATGGTAAGTCAGGAAATGGTGAATTGCACACCTGTGCAGAATGTGGCGAAAAGTTCAGCCTTCAGATTTACTTACTAAGACACCAGAGAATCCACACAGGAGAAAAACCTTTCAGCTGCTCCTCTTGCCGGCAGGCTTTTATATGGAAATACGCCTTAATGAAACATGTGGAAACTCACAGTGACGACAAACCTTTCAGCTGCTCCGTCTGTGGCCAGAACTTCAGGAGGAAGGGATGGTTAACTCAGCACATGAGGAGACacactggaagaaaaccttaCAGCTGCTCCATCTGTGGCTGTGGTTTTCTGTGCAAGCGTGAATTAGCTGAGCACACAAGGACTCACAGTGGAGAGAAACCtttcagctgctctgtctgCAAGGCACCTTTTTCAAGCGAAAAAACGCTGGTGCAGCACTCAAAAATTCACAGCGGACAGAAACCACACAGCTGCCCTTATTGTCCGACGACTGTTAGAAGAAAAGACAGTTTGAAGCGACACTTAAGAACCCATAGTGGGGAGAAACCGTTCAGCTGCTCTGTCTGCAACAAAAACTTCAGCGTCAAGGAGAGCCTGAATCGGCACATGAGGCGTCACACAGGAGAAAAACCTTACACGTGTTCTGTCTGTGAGGCCCGCTTTCAGCTAAAGCAAACTTTAGTGGAGCACATAAGAATTCACACAGGGGAGAAACCGTTCAGCTGCTCTGTCTGTCAGGAAGCCTTCAGgagaaaacaagattttgtgAACCACACAAAAATTCACAGCAAGTCTACCTGCGAGGTGTGCGGCCAAAGCTTCAACAAAGCTGTTCGCTTGGCTCGGCACATGAGATTTCATGACAGTGAGAGAGCTTTCAGCTGCTCCATCTGCGCGGTGGCTTTCATCAGGAAGAACGCCTTGATCCAGCACATGAGAACCCACTCAGAGGAGAGACCGTTCAGCTGCTCCGTGTGCAAGGCCACCTTCAAAAGGAAGGACGGCTTGAAGCTGCACACGAGGGTTCACACCAGAGAGAAACCGTACAGCTGCAAGGGCTGCAACAAGAAGTTTACCCAGCTGTCCTGGTCCAAAACGCATCAGAAACGATGTTTAAGCTCACGCAGCAAGCTGAGCTGATGTTGGTGTTCAAGCTGCAGATTAatcaagatgctcaacattcctcaattaaaaaattttttcacGCCAGATTTCTTCTAAAATTATTACTTAATTTtcatattatgaatttattcccgtgttattttgacttcattttgtattatttcaactttgtcATATG encodes the following:
- the LOC103472646 gene encoding gastrula zinc finger protein XlCGF57.1-like, which produces MKKSDTEQPEPAEEEPTGRKSGESPRLSGIHQVKQEVVAEEKWSLNPDQEEQKPPQIKEEQEENEITELTFSPVQVKNEDDEEKPQLSEFLHCKTEEDRTSVGPEPDQCVESDNQDDTSDCTETDISDGNWEESSDLSDTNFVRSNKESADGKSGNGELHTCAECGEKFSLQIYLLRHQRIHTGEKPFSCSSCRQAFIWKYALMKHVETHSDDKPFSCSVCGQNFRRKGWLTQHMRRHTGRKPYSCSICGCGFLCKRELAEHTRTHSGEKPFSCSVCKAPFSSEKTLVQHSKIHSGQKPHSCPYCPTTVRRKDSLKRHLRTHSGEKPFSCSVCNKNFSVKESLNRHMRRHTGEKPYTCSVCEARFQLKQTLVEHIRIHTGEKPFSCSVCQEAFRRKQDFVNHTKIHSKSTCEVCGQSFNKAVRLARHMRFHDSERAFSCSICAVAFIRKNALIQHMRTHSEERPFSCSVCKATFKRKDGLKLHTRVHTREKPYSCKGCNKKFTQLSWSKTHQKRCLSSRSKLS